The window GGAAGGAGCGCGATTCCTTCATATTCCCAAGACGCTGTATAGTGTGCGCAGCCATGATCAGCGTGAGGTGGGGTTGCATAGCAAGGACAGGTTCAATGCTTTGATGGAGGAGTCGAAGGCTTTGACGTTGAAGGCGAGGGCCTGGCGGAAAGGGGAGAAGAAGTAAATTAAATAAGGAAGGCCGCCTTTTAGGCGGCTTTTGTGTGCTCACCGCCACGTGAGCTCTCGCCGAGGATCTGATCCAAATAGAATGCCTTGGGATGTCCTACGCGACTTGTCGCTGTGAGGACGTGCACTTTGAGCGGCGGCATTCAATTTGGTCAGCTTCTATGGCTCATTCTCAAGGGCTGATGGCGGTCGTTGTTTGATGAAATGAGAGTAGCTCTAACTCGATAGACACTCTACTCATCAACCCGCGATAAATACTAAAACGCAATCTGAAAAAAACCGAGCGGAGCGTTGGTTCGTTCAGATTGCGTTTTCGCATTTATCGCCAATGGAATTCCAAAGGCCCTCGGCCTTTGGCTCCAGCTGAGTAAGCTGCCCCGCCGGCGAGGCGCTCTTTTATCGGGACAGGAAACTACCTTCCTTTTTGACTCGTTCGCGCCAGTAATTGAGGAGATCCTGCATAGTCTCCTCGAAAGATATTTCGGGCTTCCAACCGGTGTGGCTGGTGAACTTGGAGGTGTCGGGAAGCTGCAAATCGGCATCGAGGGGGCGTAGACGCTCGTCCTCGACTTCGTGCTTGATTTCGTCCTTCATGGGCGAGAGCGAGATGAGATAGTGGAGCATCTCCTCGACGGTGCAGGAATAGGTGCCGCCGATGTTGTAGGCCTCGCCGGGCTGCGGATCCATGGTCACGAGCATGTAGTAGGCGCGAACGGCATCGCGGACGTCGGCCCAGGTGCGAAGCGACTTGACGTTACCGGTCTTGACCACGGGCTCCTGAAGGCCCTGTTCGATCATGGCGATCTGCTTGGCAAAGGTGGATTCCGCGAACACGTCGCCACGACGCGGGCCGGTGTGGGTGAACATGCGAGTGACCATGATCTTTTGCCCGTATGATTCGGCATGGTAACGGCCGAGCAGGTCAGTGCCGACCTTGGAAATGGCATAGGGCGAAGCCGGGTGGAACGGATTGGTCTCGGAAATGGGAAGCTGTTCCTTGGGTACGCGGCCGAACACCTCGGAAGAAGAACAGACGTGGATGACCGGATCGATATCTGCGTGGTGCTGCAAGGCGGTAAGCAGACGCTCGGTCCCCTGAATGTTCGTGTCGAGGGTCACCAGCGGGCTGGTAAAGCTGACCTTGGGATAACTCTGTGCCGCGAGATGAAAGACGTAGTCGGGCTTGGCCTGATCCACGGCATGGGACACGGACAGGGAATCGGTCAGGTCCATATCGATAAAAAAGAGACGGTCCTTGCGATTCACCCGATCCAGCAGGTGGGAGACGTTATCCAGCGGACTACGCCAACGACAACATCCGTAGATATCCCAGTCAGTGTTCTCCAGAAGATAATCTACGAGGTGGGAACCCACCATGCCCGTGACGCCGGTAATCAATGCTCGTTGTTTGGTCATGCTGTCTGCTGTGAAAGGTCTGTTGTTGTATCGCTCCCGACAGGATGCCGGGTCGCGTTCAAATTATCGCCTTTGGGTCGGTTTGTGAACAATTTTCCCTCGAGGCTGTCTACTTATCGGCAGAAAATTGACGGAATCATAGGGTCGCGCCACTTTTTTTCCGCAACCACATGCCCGAAAAGACTGACGCTACGGAATGTTTATGAGGTGAATAATTAATTGAGACACGGGCCTAGTGC of the Pseudodesulfovibrio sp. zrk46 genome contains:
- a CDS encoding GDP-mannose 4,6-dehydratase → MTKQRALITGVTGMVGSHLVDYLLENTDWDIYGCCRWRSPLDNVSHLLDRVNRKDRLFFIDMDLTDSLSVSHAVDQAKPDYVFHLAAQSYPKVSFTSPLVTLDTNIQGTERLLTALQHHADIDPVIHVCSSSEVFGRVPKEQLPISETNPFHPASPYAISKVGTDLLGRYHAESYGQKIMVTRMFTHTGPRRGDVFAESTFAKQIAMIEQGLQEPVVKTGNVKSLRTWADVRDAVRAYYMLVTMDPQPGEAYNIGGTYSCTVEEMLHYLISLSPMKDEIKHEVEDERLRPLDADLQLPDTSKFTSHTGWKPEISFEETMQDLLNYWRERVKKEGSFLSR